In one window of Rhizobium oryzihabitans DNA:
- a CDS encoding sodium-translocating pyrophosphatase produces MTVIPIVILCGILSVVYAVWTTRSVLEADQGNERMREIAGFIREGAQAYLTRQYLTIAIVGLIVAVLAWYLLSSMAAIGFLIGAVLSGAAGFVGMHVSVRANLRTAQAASHSLSAGLDIAFKSGAITGMLVAGLALLGVSIYYYILTSVMGHAPGSREVIDALVSLGFGASLISIFARLGGGIFTKGADVGGDLVGKVEAGIPEDDPRNPATIADNVGDNVGDCAGMAADLFETYAVSVVATMVLAAIFFAGTPILESAMAYPLAICGACILTSIAGTFFVKLGTNNSIMGALYKGLIATGIFSIAGLAVATYATVGWGTVGTVAGMEITGTNLFLCGIVGLVVTALIVVITEYYTGTNKRPVNSIAQASVTGHGTNVIQGLAVSLESTALPALVIVGGIIGTYQLGGLFGTGIAVTAMLGLAGMIVALDAFGPVTDNAGGIAEMAGLDPDVRKATDALDAVGNTTKAVTKGYAIGSAGLGALVLFAAYSNDLSYFAANGDTYPYFKDIGEISFSLANPYVVAGLLFGGLIPYLFGGIAMTAVGKAASSIVEEVRRQFREKPGIMAGTEKPDYGRAVDLLTKAAIKEMVIPSLLPVLAPLVVYFGVLLISGSKASAFAALGASLLGVIINGLFVAISMTSGGGAWDNAKKSFEDGFIDKDGVRHLKGSDAHKASVTGDTVGDPYKDTAGPAVNPAIKITNIVALLLLAVLAH; encoded by the coding sequence ATGACCGTAATACCCATAGTAATTTTATGCGGTATCCTGTCCGTGGTTTACGCGGTATGGACAACCAGAAGCGTTCTCGAGGCCGATCAGGGCAACGAGCGCATGCGTGAAATAGCAGGTTTTATCCGTGAAGGTGCGCAGGCTTATCTCACCCGTCAATATCTCACCATCGCCATCGTCGGATTGATCGTCGCCGTTCTCGCCTGGTATCTGCTGTCGTCCATGGCGGCCATCGGTTTCCTCATCGGCGCGGTGCTTTCGGGCGCTGCCGGTTTTGTCGGCATGCACGTCTCCGTCCGGGCCAATCTGCGCACCGCGCAGGCGGCGTCCCACAGCCTTTCCGCCGGTCTCGACATCGCCTTCAAGTCGGGCGCCATCACCGGCATGCTGGTGGCAGGTCTCGCGCTGCTCGGCGTTTCCATCTATTATTACATCCTGACCTCGGTGATGGGCCATGCGCCCGGATCGCGTGAGGTAATCGACGCGCTGGTGTCGCTCGGTTTCGGCGCGTCGCTGATCTCCATTTTCGCCCGTCTCGGCGGCGGCATCTTTACTAAAGGCGCAGATGTCGGCGGCGATCTCGTCGGCAAGGTCGAGGCCGGCATTCCGGAGGACGACCCACGCAACCCCGCAACGATCGCCGACAATGTCGGTGACAATGTCGGCGATTGCGCCGGCATGGCGGCCGACCTTTTCGAGACCTATGCCGTCTCGGTTGTCGCGACCATGGTTCTTGCGGCAATCTTCTTTGCCGGAACGCCCATTCTGGAAAGCGCCATGGCCTATCCGCTGGCCATTTGCGGCGCCTGCATCCTGACCTCGATTGCTGGCACCTTCTTCGTCAAGCTCGGCACCAATAATTCCATCATGGGTGCGCTCTACAAGGGGCTGATCGCCACGGGCATCTTCTCGATCGCCGGCCTCGCAGTCGCCACCTATGCCACGGTTGGCTGGGGAACGGTGGGCACGGTGGCCGGCATGGAGATTACCGGCACCAACCTCTTCCTGTGCGGGATCGTCGGCCTCGTCGTGACGGCGCTGATCGTCGTCATCACCGAATATTATACCGGCACCAACAAACGCCCGGTCAATTCCATCGCGCAGGCATCGGTCACCGGCCACGGCACCAACGTCATCCAGGGACTTGCGGTCTCACTGGAATCGACGGCGCTGCCGGCACTCGTCATCGTCGGCGGCATCATCGGCACCTACCAGCTCGGCGGCCTCTTCGGCACCGGCATCGCGGTCACCGCCATGCTGGGTCTGGCAGGCATGATCGTGGCGCTCGACGCTTTCGGCCCGGTGACGGACAATGCCGGCGGTATTGCCGAAATGGCCGGTCTCGACCCTGATGTGCGCAAGGCGACCGACGCGCTGGATGCCGTCGGCAACACCACCAAGGCCGTGACCAAGGGTTATGCCATCGGCTCGGCCGGTCTCGGTGCGCTGGTGCTGTTTGCGGCATATTCCAACGACCTGTCCTATTTCGCCGCCAATGGCGATACCTATCCCTACTTCAAGGACATTGGCGAGATTTCCTTCAGCCTCGCCAACCCTTACGTCGTTGCCGGTCTGCTGTTTGGCGGCCTCATTCCGTATCTCTTTGGCGGCATCGCGATGACGGCGGTGGGCAAGGCCGCAAGCTCGATCGTCGAGGAAGTCCGCCGCCAGTTCCGGGAAAAACCCGGCATCATGGCCGGAACGGAAAAACCGGACTATGGCAGGGCGGTCGATCTTTTGACCAAGGCTGCCATCAAGGAAATGGTCATTCCGTCGCTCCTGCCGGTTCTGGCGCCGCTCGTCGTTTATTTCGGCGTGCTGCTCATCTCTGGCTCCAAGGCGTCTGCCTTCGCGGCGCTGGGCGCATCTCTGCTCGGCGTCATCATCAACGGCCTGTTCGTGGCGATTTCCATGACCTCCGGTGGCGGCGCCTGGGACAATGCGAAGAAGAGCTTCGAGGATGGCTTCATCGACAAGGACGGCGTGCGCCACCTCAAGGGCTCGGACGCCCACAAGGCGTCGGTGACCGGCGACACGGTCGGCGATCCCTACAAGGATACAGCCGGTCCGGCCGTCAACCCGGCCATCAAGATCACCAATATCGTGGCGCTGCTGCTGCTTGCGGTTCTTGCCCACTGA